A genomic window from Macaca thibetana thibetana isolate TM-01 chromosome 16, ASM2454274v1, whole genome shotgun sequence includes:
- the LOC126938534 gene encoding uncharacterized protein LOC126938534, producing the protein MGTEQCEEPLGRALWKGRLLDWPCPWHFGPSHPSPAPFWLWEPILRGPVDKAFCPWLTLCILRQHRAVEPGEHEVALSASPVSTPRFQAAPGPRAFCVPRIILTECAPSPPSPPEARLEELGPRTAPTPRPRTLADSGRGWDGPQVPPGVVGETPGLRSSFMPWKEGAALKRLGRGGCSLEDGGARVPCPQGPAQDGTPETSTADTYPEEILKDSGHDAQSCSREHQSQATANSGCATWGTTAQRMDSLEETLRELEATLSNMGTGPAVGSPGSPPPLPLGPQVVAPSSSFPAAFLLHFQRWTE; encoded by the exons ATGGGCACAGAGCAGTGTGAGGAACCTCTAGGACGAGCTCTATGGAAGGGGCGCCTCCTGGACTGGCCGTGCCCTTGGCACTTTGGCCCCTCCCATCCAAGCCCTGCCCCTTTCTGGCTCTGGGAGCCCATCCTCAGGGGCCCAGTGGACAAGGCCTTTTGCCCCTGGCTGACCCTCTGCATCCTGCGGCAGCATCGGGCTGTGGAGCCGGGCGAGCATGAGGTCgccctctctgcctccccagtcAGCACCCCCCGCTTCCAG GCTGCCCCAGGTCCCAGGGCTTTCTGCGTCCCAAGGATCATCTTGACAGAGTGTGCCCCCAGCCCTCCTAGCCCGCCAGAGGCCAGACTTGAGGAACTGGGACCCAGGACAGCTCCCACCCCAAGACCACGGACCCTGGCTGACAGCGGGAGGGGCTGGGATGGCCCACAGGTCCCGCCAGGGGTAGTGGGAGAGACTCCTGGGCTGAGGAGCAGCTTCATGCCCTGGAAGGAGGGGGCAGCTCTGAAGAGACTGGGCAGAGGAGGCTGCAGCCTAGAGGATGGAGGAGCCAGGGTACCCTGTCCTCAGGGACCAGCCCAGGATGGGACTCCGGAGACCTCTACTGCTGACACCTACCCAGAGGAGATCCTCAAGGACTCTGGACACGATGCCCAAAGCTGCAGTAGGGAGCACCAGAGCCAGGCTACTGCCAACTCAGGCTGCGCCACGTGGGGCACCACTGCCCAGCGGATGGACAGCCTGGAGGAGACGCTCCGGGAGCTGGAAgccaccctgagcaacatgggCACAGGCCCTGCCGTGGGGTCCCCTGGCagccccccacccctacccctcgGCCCCCAGGTGGTTGCCCCCTCTTCATCCTTCCCTGCTGCCTTCCTCCTCCATTTCCAGAGGTGGACGGAGTAG